A stretch of the Solanum dulcamara chromosome 6, daSolDulc1.2, whole genome shotgun sequence genome encodes the following:
- the LOC129891814 gene encoding uncharacterized protein LOC129891814, with the protein MACVPNSSMTLLFVEMGVGYDQHGQDVTSAAMRACKNAISSNSIPAFRRGSIPGVSFEQMKLQIKLGVPRPLQHTLDLDKVKSVFPYGRISNVEVVDGGLICSSGVEVEEMGDKNDDCYIVNAAVYVGY; encoded by the coding sequence ATGGCGTGTGTGCCTAATTCATCGATGACTCTTCTCTTCGTCGAAATGGGCGTCGGCTACGATCAACACGGTCAAGACGTAACCTCAGCTGCTATGCGAGCCTGTAAAAAtgcaatttcatcaaattcaaTACCGGCTTTCAGAAGAGGATCTATACCTGGAGTTTCATTTGAGCAGATGAAATTGCAGATCAAATTAGGAGTTCCTCGGCCTCTACAACACACTTTAGATCTGGATAAAGTGAAATCGGTGTTTCCTTATGGTAGAATCTCGAATGTTGAGGTGGTTGATGGCGGATTGATATGCTCCAGTGGTGTTGAAGTGGAAGAAATGGGAGATAAAAATGATGATTGTTACATTGTGAATGCTGCTGTTTATGTTGGTTATTGA
- the LOC129892277 gene encoding probable beta-1,3-galactosyltransferase 2 encodes MKNTMKSRGGESAGKGGFSRKLTVLLCIGCFCVGMLFTDRMWKVPEAKGITRTTQIDDQKPGLVSEDCDPTNKDVKSESKDIFGEVTKTHHAIQTLDKTISNLEMELAAARALQDSILSGSPITEDIKIPELAKKRKYRMVIGINTAFNSRKRRDSVRATWMPQGDKRKKLEEEKGIVIRFVIGHSATSGGILDRAIEAEDRKHGDFLRLEHVEGYLELSAKTKTYFTTAVTLWDADFYIKVDDDVHVNIGALGATLARHRSKPRVYIGCMKSGPVLAQKGVRYHEPEHWKFGEDGNRYFRHATGQLYAISKDLATYISLNQNVLHKYVNEDVSLGSWLIGLDVEHIDDRRLCCGTPPDCEWKAQAGNICVASFDWSCSGICRSVDRIKEVHRRCGEGENALWNASF; translated from the exons ATGAAGAACACAATGAAAAGTAGAGGAGGTGAATCAGCTGGAAAAGGTGGCTTTTCTAGGAAATTGACTGTTCTTCTATGTATTGGATGTTTCTGTGTTGGGATGCTGTTCACTGACAG GATGTGGAAAGTGCCAGAAGCTAAAGGCATAACAAGGACAACACAGATTGATGATCAAAAGCCAGGGTTAGTTTCTGAGGACTGTGATCCTACCAAT AAGGATGTGAAAAGTGAATCCAAGGATATTTTCGGTGAAGTTACAAAAACGCATCATGCTATACA AACcttggataaaacaatttcaaaCCTAGAGATGGAACTAGCTGCTGCAAGGGCGTTGCAAGATTCTATACTGAGTGGCTCTCCAATAACTGAAGATATAAAGATCCCCGAATTGGCCAAGAAGAGAAAATATCGAATGGTCATAGGGATAAACACTGCCTTCAACAGCCGAAAGAGAAGAGACTCAGTTCGTGCTACCTGGATGCCACAAG GTGATAAGCGAAAGAAGCTAGAGGAAGAAAAGGGCATTGTAATTCGTTTTGTAATAGGTCACAG TGCAACATCAGGTGGCATTCTTGATAGAGCAATTGAAGCAGAAGACAGGAAGCACGGAGATTTCTTGAGGCTG GAACATGTTGAGGGATATCTTGAATTATCTGCCAAGACAAAGACATATTTTACTACTGCTGTTACTCTGTGGGATGCTGATTTCTATATTAAAGTTGACGATGATGTACATGTAAATATAG GTGCTCTGGGGGCAACACTGGCTAGGCATCGTTCGAAACCTCGGGTATATATTGGTTGCATGAAATCTGGTCCCGTCCTTGCTCAGAA GGGAGTAAGATATCATGAGCCTGAGCATTGGAAATTTGGTGAAGACGGAAACAGATATTTTCGACATGCAACAGGGCAACTATATGCCATTTCAAAAGATTTAGCCACTTACATATCTTTAAATCA GAACGTTCTACACAAGTATGTTAATGAAGATGTCTCGCTGGGGTCATGGCTTATTGGATTGGATGTGGAACATATAGATGATAGAAGATTGTGTTGTGGAACTCCACCTG ATTGTGAGTGGAAAGCTCAAGCAGGCAACATTTGTGTTGCTTCCTTTGATTGGAGCTGCAGCGGGATATGCAGGTCCGTAGATAGGATTAAGGAGGTTCATCGACGTTGTGGGGAAGGCGAGAATGCTTTGTGGAATGCATCCTTTTAA
- the LOC129891815 gene encoding autophagy-related protein 8C-like isoform X1, whose protein sequence is MAKSSFKLEHPLERRQAEAARIREKYPDRIPVIVEKAERSDIPDIDKKKYLVPADLTVGQFVYVVRKRIKLSAEKAIFIFVKNILPPTAAMMSAIYEEHKDEDGFLYMTYSGENTFGSF, encoded by the exons ATGGCCAAGAGCTCCTTCAAATTGGAACACCCACTTG AGAGGCGACAAGCTGAAGCTGCTCGTATCAGGGAGAAGTACCCTGATAGAATACCG GTGATTGTGGAGAAGGCTGAAAGAAGTGACATCCCTGATATTGACAAGAAAAA GTATTTGGTTCCGGCGGATCTGACCGTTGGACAATTTGTGTATGTTGTTCGAAAGAGGATTAAGCTCAGCGCTGAGAAAGCCATTTTTATCTTTGTGAAGAATATCCTCCCCCCTACAG CTGCCATGATGTCCGCCATTTATGAGGAACACAAAGATGAGGATGGCTTCCTGTACATGACCTACAGTGGCGAGAATACCTTTGGATCCTTTTGA
- the LOC129892447 gene encoding heterodimeric geranylgeranyl pyrophosphate synthase small subunit, chloroplastic-like: MCSSSSFYRPMVAKMGQNQSYWASIESDIEAHLKKVISIEPPESVFEPMHYLTFTTPKSTAPALCVAACELVGGDRGQAMAAASAIHLMHVATYTHQHMQMTTEPGPELGQDGIIAELQAKALGPAHIEPKLKPDIKHKFGPNIELLTGDAIMPLAIELLVKAMNPARINSDKILRVIIEVTRAFGSQGVVEGQYREIEWTQSGDKNEELLVHVCKKKEGEIHACGATCGAILGDGSDEEVESLRKYGLYVGIIQGIINGIGTNYNKRREKRVNELRVLAMKELNTSFKGKKLMRQIASLVEESLS, encoded by the coding sequence ATgtgttcatcatcatcattttaCAGACCAATGGTAGCTAAAATGGGCCAAAATCAATCTTATTGGGCCTCTATTGAATCTGACATTGAAGCCCATCTTAAGAAAGTCATCTCCATTGAACCTCCGGAATCTGTGTTCGAGCCCATGCATTACTTGACTTTTACAACACCTAAATCCACAGCACCAGCCTTGTGCGTCGCGGCGTGTGAGCTTGTGGGTGGTGACAGAGGCCAAGCCATGGCTGCAGCATCGGCAATACATCTCATGCATGTTGCTACTTACACCCACCAGCACATGCAGATGACGACCGAGCCTGGGCCCGAGTTAGGGCAAGATGGGATCATAGCTGAATTGCAAGCTAAAGCTTTGGGCCCGGCCCATATTGAGCCCAAGTTAAAGCCCGACATCAAACACAAGTTCGGTCCTAATATCGAGCTCCTCACGGGTGATGCAATCATGCCCTTAGCTATTGAGCTGCTAGTTAAGGCCATGAACCCGGCCCGAATAAACTCAGACAAGATTCTACGGGTCATTATTGAGGTGACACGTGCTTTTGGGTCGCAAGGGGTGGTAGAAGGCCAATATCGGGAGATAGAATGGACTCAGTCAGGCGATAAAAACGAGGAACTGTTGGTACATGTGTGCAAGAAGAAAGAAGGAGAAATTCATGCATGTGGAGCTACTTGTGGTGCAATTTTAGGAGATGGAAGTGATGAAGAAGTAGAAAGCTTGAGGAAGTATGGGCTTTATGTTGGAATAATACAAGGAATAATAAATGGAATAGGAACAAATTACAACAAAAGAAGGGAGAAAAGGGTGAATGAACTTAGAGTACTGGCCATGAAGGAATTGAATACAAGTTTCAAAGGGAAGAAATTAATGAGGCAAATTGCTAGTCTTGTTGAAGAGTCTCTATCATAA
- the LOC129891815 gene encoding autophagy-related protein 8C-like isoform X2, producing MAKSSFKLEHPLERRQAEAARIREKYPDRIPVIVEKAERSDIPDIDKKKYLVPADLTVGQFVYVVRKRIKLSAEKAIFIFVKNILPPTAAMMSAIYEEHKDEDGFLYMTYSGENTFGSCFSESSESSRFVCNGDVCVLRDHNKVIDQKKKKKISLRIPFSPRK from the exons ATGGCCAAGAGCTCCTTCAAATTGGAACACCCACTTG AGAGGCGACAAGCTGAAGCTGCTCGTATCAGGGAGAAGTACCCTGATAGAATACCG GTGATTGTGGAGAAGGCTGAAAGAAGTGACATCCCTGATATTGACAAGAAAAA GTATTTGGTTCCGGCGGATCTGACCGTTGGACAATTTGTGTATGTTGTTCGAAAGAGGATTAAGCTCAGCGCTGAGAAAGCCATTTTTATCTTTGTGAAGAATATCCTCCCCCCTACAG CTGCCATGATGTCCGCCATTTATGAGGAACACAAAGATGAGGATGGCTTCCTGTACATGACCTACAGTGGCGAGAATACCTTTGGATC CTGTTTCTCTGAATCCTCAGAATCAAGCCGATTCGTCTGCAATGGCGACGTTTGTGTTCTTCGTGATCACAACAAAGTCATTgatcagaagaagaagaagaagataagcTTGAGGATCCCCTTTTCTCCCCGCAAATAG